The Anguilla rostrata isolate EN2019 unplaced genomic scaffold, ASM1855537v3 scaf0201, whole genome shotgun sequence DNA segment CGGCCTACGGGTCTCTGCCTCTATCACATGACCCGGCAAACTGCTGGAAGCAtcgattctctctctctctctctgttcaccccttcctctccctaGCACCCCCAAACCTTCCCCTTTACTTATTTCATCTGAGGAGACTCACCCCCAGCGTCAGCGCACTCCTGCTGCACAGCCCCCGAATTTTCAGCggccccctcctctcccgccgccgccgccgccgccgcctcttcgcccccctccccctctccctctccctctccctctccgcggTCTccgccccccttcctctccttccGGATCTCCGCGTAGTCCGTGTCGGCGCCGGGCCCCGGCTCGTCCGCCGCCTCTCTCTTCTTCAGCTGGGAGACGTCGATGGTGGCGTAGTCCACGTCTGCGttcgccccgcccgccgccccgccctccccctgctctccgcCGGCGTGCAGCGGCGCCTGCTCGTCCTCGGCCAATCCCGCTGAGCCGCTCCGCTGGGAGAACGAGAGGGGAAAACACCGGGCCGGGGTCACTGTCAGGTGACCTTCGCTGACCTGTCCCTGACCTGTTTTCTTTGGGTCACCCGGGGACAGACATTTTAATAAGGGGTGGTTTGCAGAAAACTTTTTTCCTGTTCCTTCGTTCCTGCAAATAGTGCAGTCGATGGAAAAAATTGCAGTATTTTAATTGGCTGGATGTCAAAGGCAAGTCTAAATCTAAACAGCAAGTTCCCGCCCCCCCTTACAATATTATGACCTACCTCAACACTTCCCATGACCCACTGAggggggcagtgtagtataatggttggGGAACTGCCTAAGGTGcctaacctaaattgcttcagtacatatccagcagtataaatggatgccaCGTAGAAATGCCTTAAAGgagaattgcactttataacacttctgcttctcatgactgatattgtccttctaatgaatgtgtcgcccttcatttttcaatttttcaaatgaagggcgacatattccttagaaggacaatatcagtcatgagaagcagaagtgttataaagtgcgaTTCCCCTTTAAGTTGTATACGTTGCTCTgaataagggcgtctgctaaatgctgctAATGTAATATAGGGGCCTACAGTTTGAGAATCACTGCTTTCCACAAGCTGTGCAAAGCTACAAAATGCTCCCCAAGGTATTGGGCAGCTTTACCTGTCGGTCGACGCTTGCCACCATGGTCAGGGCAGCTCCAGGGTACTCCTTATCTTCGTCTCTCCGTTCTCGTCGTTTCCGTCTATGGCGAAACACATGGTCTGTTAAAAAACGGCTCTTCGGTccgaaaaaaacattttgacattcCTACCGTAACGTAACATTTGAAATGATGCCTTTGgtcactctgtgctctgtgaacTGAAACGAACTACTACTGCTCCATTCATACTGTACCGTGAGCACAATCCAATCACACAGCAACAGGCGGAGCAAACGATTGCAGAGAGGCCTGCTCCGGCAGCAAAAGTGATGCCATGTTTCAGCGTCAGGTACTCCTTCCACCACGTTTCTGTTCGTGAGAAAAACACAGTTTAGACCGACTATAGTCAGTTTATCTTAAATGAATGGAATACAATTTCTCTTGTCAATGTAAAATTTTACAAAGGCCTATGGCTTCAGCTGCTCTGGAATTTCCATAAGCTTCATGCatccttattatttatttatttatttatttattgtctctTCTCCACATGAACAGAAAAAGTTTATCACTTTAGTTAGAATATCAGTGTGAGGTAACAGATACACATTTTCATGTTATGATGCTGCAAAGCTCAGTCATTCCCATGAGAAAGTTGACGActccaaaaatgcaaatggccCCTTTACAGcaaaagtgcttttaaaatctATCATCAATTTCTCAGGTACTGTGCAAAAGATTTTCACGTAACTTGAAGAGCATTGAGGGTCGAGTTTTATTGATGTACTCTCTCGGAATTTGGTTAATTGTATTTCCACGTAACTAAAACATGATTAAATAACAGTTGACTGAGAGTAGATGTTTATGCACAATTTGCATACAAGCCgcattttatcattaaatatgACATATACTTCCCTCAACTCCTCTGTGGCATGGCtcggtttgtgggagaggttcaggGCAATCGAAAGACCACACCCACTGGTTAAGTAGACACGCGCACCTGGAGTGCATAATTAATTAGTCCAGTTATTGTCGAGTGTGCTCCCTTCCCAGTGTGCCGCTGTGACGGGGGAACTCCCGAATCGAGAGAGAGCTGCACCGTCTGTACGGAGCTGGAAACCTGCTGTTGGgctgttttctcttttgttattttagtttgttgtgttcatttattactttttttaatcaccTGGATCCCGTGAGGGTGATAGGCaaagttgttttgtttcatttctgtaGAATCGcgcactctctctctacccatttaaaataaagaccGGTACATATCGGAATTCCCATATCTCCCTGTGCCCAACTCTTCTGTCCACCAAAGGGGGTGTGTCGCAATGCGTGACACCCTCCCCTTGACACGAAGTGTATGAAAGTTAGCATTGCCTTGCTGCAATAC contains these protein-coding regions:
- the LOC135246353 gene encoding uncharacterized protein LOC135246353; this encodes MFVSIVTCDVISFSFIGTPTSCNTTGKGTQTSCNTTGKGTPTSCNTTGNETWWKEYLTLKHGITFAAGAGLSAIVCSACCCVIGLCSRRKRRERRDEDKEYPGAALTMVASVDRQRSGSAGLAEDEQAPLHAGGEQGEGGAAGGANADVDYATIDVSQLKKREAADEPGPGADTDYAEIRKERKGGGDRGEGEGEGEGEGGEEAAAAAAAGEEGAAENSGAVQQECADAGEQG